One part of the Microlunatus elymi genome encodes these proteins:
- a CDS encoding potassium transporter Kup: MIAALGVVFGDIGTSPLYAMQTVFSIDHGAVRPTADDVYGVLSMMFWSATVVVSIKYVTVVMRASNDGEGGVMALAALAQRIYAHRGSRTAVLLLIGIVGVSLFYGDSVITPAISVLSAVEGLQVAAPSVSHLVVELAAVILALLFALQRFGTGRVGRLFGPIMLLWFAALAAAGLTEVVQHPGVLRGLSPTYAVSFVIAHPAISFIAMGAIVLVITGAEALYADMGHFGRPPIRRAWFAVVFPALYLNYLGQASLILHDPTAVANPFFLLVPDWARLPMVVLATAATVIASQAVISGAFSLSRQAMQLGLLPTLSVRHTSEHEGGQVYLPGINLLLFIGVLGVMLAFRSSQALATAYGVSVTGALLVDTILLLVVARILWHWRARQLVLAGLVFGGLEATFLAANLSKILSGGWVPLLIATSVLIVMSTWRKGRQLVLAKRRDTEGPLSDFVERVRTDQIPRVPGLAVFPHPTKDTTPLALRANVDHNHILHEHVLIVSVQTRKIPHVPLADAFSHDDLGYADDGIHHLTVRFGFADEPDIPRALEAACARKVLDPDLARIKPVSYFVSRGAITATHPGGLTGWRKQLFIALSHNAANPSARFGLPPQRTVTMGSDITI; this comes from the coding sequence ATGATCGCCGCGCTGGGCGTGGTCTTCGGTGACATCGGCACCAGCCCGCTGTACGCGATGCAAACGGTGTTCAGCATCGACCACGGTGCGGTACGCCCCACCGCCGATGACGTGTACGGCGTGTTGTCGATGATGTTCTGGAGCGCGACCGTGGTCGTGTCGATCAAGTACGTCACGGTGGTCATGCGGGCCAGCAACGACGGCGAGGGCGGAGTGATGGCGCTGGCCGCGCTGGCGCAACGCATCTACGCCCACCGCGGCAGCAGGACCGCGGTGCTGTTGCTGATCGGCATCGTCGGAGTGTCCCTGTTCTACGGCGATTCAGTGATCACGCCGGCGATCAGCGTGTTGTCCGCCGTCGAGGGCCTGCAGGTCGCGGCGCCGAGCGTCAGTCACCTGGTTGTCGAGCTGGCGGCGGTGATCTTGGCCCTGCTGTTCGCGCTGCAACGTTTCGGCACCGGCCGGGTGGGCCGGTTGTTCGGACCGATCATGCTGCTCTGGTTCGCCGCGCTGGCCGCGGCCGGGCTGACCGAGGTGGTACAGCATCCTGGGGTACTACGGGGTCTGTCACCGACCTACGCGGTCTCGTTCGTGATAGCCCATCCGGCCATCAGCTTCATCGCGATGGGCGCGATCGTGCTGGTGATCACCGGTGCGGAGGCCCTGTACGCCGACATGGGCCACTTCGGCAGGCCGCCGATCCGGCGCGCCTGGTTCGCCGTCGTGTTCCCCGCCCTCTATCTGAACTACCTCGGCCAGGCGTCCCTGATCCTGCACGACCCGACGGCAGTCGCCAACCCGTTCTTCCTGCTGGTGCCGGACTGGGCCAGACTCCCGATGGTCGTGCTGGCCACCGCAGCCACCGTGATCGCCAGCCAGGCCGTCATCTCCGGCGCATTCTCACTGTCACGACAGGCCATGCAACTGGGCCTGCTCCCCACCCTGTCGGTACGCCACACCTCCGAACACGAGGGCGGCCAGGTCTACCTGCCCGGCATCAACCTGCTGCTGTTCATCGGCGTACTGGGCGTCATGCTCGCGTTTCGATCCTCCCAAGCGCTGGCCACCGCGTACGGAGTCTCGGTCACCGGCGCGCTCCTGGTCGACACGATCCTGCTGCTGGTGGTCGCCCGGATACTGTGGCACTGGCGCGCCCGGCAACTCGTCCTGGCCGGCCTCGTGTTCGGCGGACTGGAAGCAACCTTCCTGGCCGCCAACCTGTCCAAGATCCTCAGCGGAGGTTGGGTACCGCTGCTGATCGCGACCAGCGTGCTGATCGTGATGTCGACCTGGCGCAAGGGCCGCCAACTGGTGCTGGCCAAGCGACGCGACACCGAGGGTCCGCTCAGCGACTTCGTCGAACGAGTACGTACCGACCAGATCCCCCGAGTACCGGGTCTGGCGGTCTTCCCCCACCCGACCAAGGACACCACGCCGCTGGCACTGCGCGCCAACGTCGACCACAACCACATCCTGCACGAACACGTCCTGATCGTGTCGGTGCAGACCCGCAAGATCCCGCACGTCCCCCTCGCCGACGCGTTCAGCCATGACGATCTCGGCTATGCCGATGACGGCATCCATCATCTGACCGTGCGGTTCGGCTTCGCCGATGAACCCGACATCCCGCGGGCGCTGGAGGCCGCCTGCGCCCGGAAGGTGCTTGATCCCGACCTCGCCCGGATCAAGCCGGTGTCGTACTTCGTGTCCCGGGGGGCGATCACCGCAACCCATCCCGGCGGCCTGACGGGCTGGCGCAAGCAACTGTTCATCGCGCTGTCGCACAACGCCGCCAACCCGTCGGCTCGATTCGGGTTGCCGCCGCAACGCACCGTCACCATGGGCAGCGACATCACGATCTGA
- a CDS encoding chloride channel protein, producing MFAQLGGWLRGSRFGLFSLALVVGVGAGLGAVAFRYLVNGVTWLATGHAEFGQDGRIPSDHLPWLGLASYIVIPALGGLVYGPLVYRFAREARGHGVPEVMVAVAEQGGRIRPRVAVVKALASALTIGTGGSVGREGPIVQIGSAMASSLGQWVRVPESRMRVLVACGASGAIAATFNAPITGVFFAVEIILRELAGEALFAVMLSAMVADAIAVPLLGAQPFLVGFPRTTVMHHPANYILVVVLAVIAALIGQLYSRVLYGLEDVCDKLWGKRPEWARPIVGGLLVGLLLLAIPQLYGVGYPVMFKAVAGDYALWFLVLLMFGKILATSLTLGVGGSGGVFGPSLFIGLMGGTAFGVVVDHLFGPAAGDPALYAAVGMAGVFTSSTRAPLSGLASVVEMTGDFALTLPVMLTVAVSTAISRAISYGTIYTTKLLRRGQDIERTAPWRAFTDLTAVGAMRRLRTPLPVPTEKVAEGRTPTQFDGDVVAVRDPQVVFESESIVDVLRHLERHRRDGIPVLSEDGLQITGWVTNRSILQTIRRRLALSEAEAEKSPDTEETVGRSPMPGYQVLEVGVTADSQLAGHELRTIDWPAGAVAATVIRDDRHRHADDAIVLRPGDRVGLLVRS from the coding sequence GTGTTTGCTCAGCTCGGTGGTTGGCTCCGTGGTTCCCGCTTCGGCCTGTTCTCGCTCGCGTTGGTGGTCGGAGTCGGCGCGGGCCTGGGAGCGGTCGCTTTTCGCTATCTGGTCAACGGCGTCACCTGGCTCGCCACCGGCCATGCCGAGTTCGGCCAGGACGGCCGTATCCCCAGCGATCACCTGCCGTGGCTCGGGCTGGCCTCCTACATCGTGATCCCGGCACTCGGCGGGCTGGTGTACGGGCCGTTGGTGTACCGGTTTGCCCGCGAAGCGCGCGGCCACGGCGTACCCGAGGTGATGGTCGCGGTGGCCGAGCAGGGTGGGCGGATCCGGCCGCGGGTCGCGGTGGTCAAGGCGCTGGCCTCGGCGCTGACCATCGGTACCGGTGGCAGTGTCGGACGTGAGGGGCCGATTGTGCAGATCGGCTCGGCGATGGCCTCCAGTCTCGGCCAGTGGGTCCGGGTGCCCGAGAGTCGGATGCGGGTGCTGGTCGCCTGTGGCGCGAGTGGTGCGATTGCGGCGACCTTCAATGCGCCGATCACCGGTGTCTTCTTCGCCGTGGAGATCATCCTGCGCGAGCTCGCCGGGGAGGCGCTGTTCGCGGTGATGCTGTCGGCGATGGTGGCCGACGCGATCGCGGTCCCGCTGCTGGGCGCCCAGCCGTTCCTGGTCGGGTTTCCCCGCACCACGGTCATGCATCATCCGGCCAACTACATCCTGGTTGTCGTCCTTGCGGTGATCGCCGCTCTCATCGGTCAGCTCTACTCACGGGTGTTGTACGGGTTGGAGGATGTCTGCGACAAGCTGTGGGGCAAGCGCCCTGAATGGGCCCGTCCGATCGTCGGCGGACTCCTGGTCGGCCTCCTCTTGCTGGCGATCCCGCAGTTGTACGGGGTCGGCTACCCGGTCATGTTCAAGGCGGTCGCCGGAGACTATGCGCTGTGGTTCCTGGTCCTGCTGATGTTCGGCAAGATCCTCGCCACCAGCCTCACCCTCGGCGTCGGCGGCTCGGGTGGTGTGTTCGGACCCTCGCTGTTCATCGGACTGATGGGCGGCACCGCGTTCGGCGTCGTCGTCGATCACCTGTTCGGCCCGGCAGCCGGTGACCCGGCACTCTATGCGGCGGTCGGCATGGCCGGAGTCTTCACCTCCAGCACCCGGGCACCGCTGTCCGGGTTGGCCAGTGTCGTCGAGATGACGGGCGACTTTGCGCTGACCCTGCCGGTGATGCTGACCGTCGCAGTGTCGACGGCCATCTCGCGGGCGATCAGCTACGGCACGATCTACACCACCAAGTTGTTGCGGCGTGGCCAGGACATCGAGCGCACCGCACCGTGGCGGGCGTTCACCGACCTGACGGCGGTTGGCGCGATGCGGCGACTGCGAACGCCGTTGCCGGTACCCACCGAGAAGGTCGCAGAGGGCAGGACCCCGACACAGTTCGACGGTGACGTCGTCGCCGTCCGCGATCCGCAGGTGGTCTTCGAATCGGAGTCGATCGTGGACGTGCTGCGGCACCTGGAACGACACCGCCGCGACGGGATCCCGGTGCTGTCCGAGGACGGCCTTCAGATCACCGGCTGGGTCACCAACCGCAGCATCCTGCAGACCATCCGGCGACGGCTCGCCCTGTCGGAGGCCGAAGCGGAGAAGTCGCCCGACACCGAGGAAACCGTCGGCCGCAGTCCGATGCCCGGTTATCAGGTGCTCGAGGTCGGCGTCACCGCCGACTCCCAGCTGGCCGGCCACGAGTTGCGCACGATCGACTGGCCGGCGGGTGCGGTCGCGGCGACCGTGATCCGCGACGACCGCCACCGGCATGCCGACGACGCGATCGTCCTGCGGCCGGGTGACCGGGTGGGCCTGTTGGTCCGATCCTGA
- a CDS encoding nuclear transport factor 2 family protein, whose product MVDQDVKQTLLDLERQGWDSLCDSTGDVFYGNLMTEDALMVLANGAVMDRPTVVAALRQSPAWRAYEITDVQTIGTGPDSAGLVYVGTGYREAAEPEFVGLMSSVYVRRDGRWRLALYQQTPKVGATS is encoded by the coding sequence ATGGTCGACCAGGACGTGAAGCAGACGCTGCTCGATCTTGAGCGGCAGGGATGGGACTCGTTGTGCGACAGCACTGGGGACGTGTTCTACGGCAACTTGATGACCGAGGACGCATTGATGGTGCTGGCCAACGGTGCTGTGATGGATCGGCCGACGGTGGTCGCCGCCCTGCGCCAGTCGCCCGCCTGGCGTGCCTATGAGATCACTGACGTACAGACGATCGGTACAGGGCCGGACAGCGCCGGGCTGGTGTACGTCGGTACGGGCTATCGGGAAGCCGCCGAGCCCGAGTTCGTCGGGCTGATGTCGAGCGTGTACGTGCGACGCGACGGCCGCTGGCGGCTTGCCCTCTACCAGCAGACCCCGAAGGTCGGCGCAACCAGCTGA
- a CDS encoding antibiotic biosynthesis monooxygenase family protein produces MHHRVFRREPVTFINVFEIGEDEIDTFITKWKERSRFTTSADGFISAELFRSIDADTHFKLINVTKWAGRAHFEAATHAAEFRAELDDYQTDDSCTWTPSRGFYHTAARFD; encoded by the coding sequence ATCCACCACCGCGTATTCCGGCGCGAACCGGTCACGTTCATCAACGTCTTCGAGATTGGCGAGGACGAGATCGACACGTTCATCACCAAGTGGAAAGAACGCTCCCGGTTCACCACCAGTGCCGACGGCTTCATCTCGGCCGAGCTGTTCCGGTCGATCGACGCCGACACCCACTTCAAACTCATCAACGTCACGAAATGGGCCGGGCGAGCCCACTTCGAGGCGGCAACTCACGCCGCCGAGTTCCGCGCCGAACTCGACGACTACCAGACCGACGACTCCTGCACCTGGACACCGAGCCGCGGCTTCTACCACACCGCCGCCCGATTCGACTGA
- a CDS encoding DUF4396 domain-containing protein — MAPDWLVVLSWCGLGMGFVSAAWIVVDVFVRRYRQLMPIMEAVWPITGLYFGPVAVWGYRRFGRPMTRRWQTDHDRREAPDKPHWAAVAVGVSHCGAGCTLGDIIAEFVIFAIGATIAGRALFAMFVGDYLAAVALGIVFQYFAIAPMRGLGLGKGLREAAKADVLSLTAFEVGLFGWMALMYYVFFPDPHLEPSSPVFWFLMQIGMVIGFFTAWPANVWLIRSGIKDAM, encoded by the coding sequence ATGGCACCCGACTGGCTGGTCGTCCTGTCCTGGTGCGGGTTGGGGATGGGATTCGTCTCGGCAGCGTGGATCGTGGTCGACGTGTTCGTCCGACGGTATCGGCAGCTGATGCCGATCATGGAAGCGGTCTGGCCGATCACCGGGCTCTACTTTGGGCCCGTCGCTGTCTGGGGCTATCGGCGGTTCGGACGGCCGATGACGCGCCGTTGGCAGACCGATCATGACCGCAGGGAAGCGCCGGACAAGCCGCACTGGGCCGCGGTGGCGGTGGGGGTGAGTCATTGCGGTGCCGGCTGCACCCTGGGTGACATCATCGCCGAGTTCGTCATCTTCGCGATTGGCGCGACGATCGCCGGGCGGGCGCTGTTTGCGATGTTCGTCGGCGACTACCTGGCGGCGGTGGCGTTGGGGATCGTTTTTCAGTACTTCGCGATCGCGCCGATGCGCGGCCTCGGCCTGGGGAAGGGGCTGCGGGAGGCCGCGAAGGCCGACGTGTTGTCGCTGACCGCGTTCGAGGTCGGTCTGTTCGGCTGGATGGCGTTGATGTATTACGTCTTCTTCCCCGACCCGCACCTTGAACCGTCGTCTCCGGTGTTCTGGTTCTTGATGCAGATCGGCATGGTGATCGGGTTCTTCACCGCCTGGCCGGCCAACGTCTGGCTCATCCGCTCCGGCATCAAGGACGCCATGTGA
- a CDS encoding MarR family winged helix-turn-helix transcriptional regulator, which produces MSDQLSAATDATLTASRALLGVTARSVADALDEVTLPQFRVMVILSSEGRMRVGSLAERLDVVPSTFTRSLDRMVAGGWLSRNANPDNRREVLVDLTEQGHKLVQTVTTRRRNEIRTILKQMKPAQRELLISALHDFTRAAGEPSVTDLVILGI; this is translated from the coding sequence ATGAGTGATCAACTGTCAGCGGCGACCGATGCGACCCTGACCGCGTCCCGCGCGTTGCTGGGAGTCACGGCCCGTTCGGTGGCCGACGCACTGGACGAGGTGACGCTGCCGCAGTTCCGGGTGATGGTGATCTTGTCCAGCGAGGGCCGGATGCGGGTCGGCAGCCTGGCCGAACGACTCGACGTCGTGCCCTCCACGTTCACTCGTTCGCTGGACCGGATGGTCGCCGGCGGCTGGCTCAGCCGCAACGCCAACCCGGACAACCGGCGCGAAGTACTCGTCGACCTGACCGAGCAGGGTCACAAGTTGGTGCAGACCGTGACCACCCGCCGCCGCAACGAGATCCGGACGATCCTGAAGCAAATGAAGCCGGCCCAACGGGAGTTGTTGATTTCGGCGCTCCACGACTTCACCCGAGCCGCCGGGGAGCCCTCAGTGACCGACCTGGTTATCCTCGGCATCTGA